The Alnus glutinosa chromosome 3, dhAlnGlut1.1, whole genome shotgun sequence nucleotide sequence CACCGgcctgctctctctctctctctctctctctatatatatatatatatacacatatttgTGCAATATATATAGCTTCTTAGCAAGTTAGCATGTTGTGAAATGGAAATGAGGTTCAAAGTATAGTTTTAcgaagagaaatgttatatataagACTTATATTTCACTTTTATCTTACTTTGTTGACATAGCATGCCAATCAGCTcttgttaaaaaacaaaaaaattaaagctcgTATCAAtaaagtgagataaaaatgtagtgaATGATATTTCTCATTTATAAAAACATCATAAAAGTTTCAAAAACTTAATGCAACTTATGTCTCTATGAATCAGTGCAATGAAGAGATCCTTTTTATGGTCCAAAttaaatttcatatatttaacaatgtatatattgtcacatgatgaatatattatcacggtttttaaatgatgtggcatCATATACAGCATTAGATTTGACAAaccaatatttttaaaatgccaTGGAACTATATACACTGTTGGATGTAATGAAACAAAATCTTGATGGTAAATTGATATCATGTGCCTGTAGTCCTGGTAGATAGACCAAACATAATGGCTAATTAAGCTAAATATTATACCAGGcgaaggaaaaaggaaagacGTAAATAATCGATATGATTCACTTGGATATAAGTGTTGCTCTCACAATCTCATAATAGAGATATGTTAActgcacaacttttacacaataaTTGGACAACAATGCTTACGTGTAATtgagttttaattaattaatttttttttttttaaaaaaaaaatgttgaataaCATTAAGGGAGGGGAAAACTTACTTACAAATAAGCATTGTTATGCAATTGctgtgtaaaagttgtgcagCTAACATATCTCCTCATAATATAGCTTAATATTTTAtcgagaaaacttcacttaactccctaaactttcatcatttttgcaatcactctctaaagttcaaaaactctcaatctaATCTATTCAAcattaaaatgttttcaatatCACCCGTCCGTtatttgttaaatcttaatAGAGGCcttaaaaattctcaaaatatctacttttttcttttttctttttttttttttcctaaaataaattgCCAGTATCGGATATGGTGACCCACATTATGACTCATAGGTCACTACTGGAACCAACTGTGGGTCTAACTGAACTACTGGAACCAACTTTAAGAAGATAATTACAAAAGAGATGAAAGTCTAGAGTATTAAGCAAAGTTTCTCCTAGTTTATTAATCTTTGGAAGATGCAAATTTTAGAACTTTTTATGGAGACCCCAGTCTCCTCAATGGAAATCTGttgaaaaactaacaaatttatATACATCTATATTGCTTTCTCTGGTCAGAAAACTGTTTCGAGAGGATAAGCAGATCCAAAATGTAGTAGGTCCAGTGGTCCACCATATGAAATTGAGGACCCGAGGAAAACACTGAGGCTGAATGAAATTCCAAGGCTATATAGGAGAACTTAGAAATTAGCGATCAAATATTGCATACGTACATTTATCCAACCAGAGAATAACACGTGGTTTCTTGTTGGATTGGAATTTCCAAAAATTAGAATGcagaattttagtaaaattcAAGCAACTTCGAAGAGAGAAGCTACAAAGGATTGAGATCCCTAGCAATGTTTATGTACTGCTCAAATTGCAACTTAAAAGAGGGAAGAGCTACATTGGATTAACATCTCCAACAATTTAGGCAATACATTATAAGAGAGTAAACTCATttatctaaataaattttaactaTCTGACCACCTACTCGAGCAAGTAAATTCCATGTGAACTCACATGTGTTACCTAACAATTTGCGCAGCAAATTCCTAAAAATACCAATCCAACTACAGAATTCCCTGCCTTGAGCAGCCTAGAGTGCGGGGTCCTGCACATGGCCGCCTAAAATAAAGGTCCATTAAACTGAACAATTTCATGAAATTGTTTCATTTACTTCTCATCCTAGTTCTGAACCCCAAATCAGATATATTTTGTATTCTGCAGCAAAAAGACCGAAAGTAGCAAGATGTCAAACAAAAACACAGCCAAATTTGATAGCTAAAATTCTACGAACACAAAAGCCCAAAAATTATTTCCCCAACTATTATTTAAGTTACAAACCATTACCACCTAATATAACTCCCCAGCGTGTCATCTTCTGGCTACACAGCGTTGCAGATGAGGTAGCCACATATGATAAGAGAGCCAAACTAAATTTCAACAAGGCTATTCACATAAGCAATGATTCTAATATCATCATCAGCTTCACCGCTAAGTCGTCCAAATTCTTTAGTCTTCATGTCGTATGAGTAAAGCGTTTTATGGCTGCGAAACACGATTACATCCCCGCTCGCAAAGAGCACAGCTCCCCTATTGTATGACATAGATCCAGGACATGAAAATCCATGAAGCTCTGAAAATGAAACTCCGCGAAGCTCCGAGCTGTTGTTGATATTGACAGTAAGTTTTGTATCCCAAGCCTTGACTCTGCTGTTCATCGCCATCGTGTTTGTGTAGGGATTGGACAGCACACTCACAGTTAGTGACTGATTATAAGCACTGGTTGATGTAAGCTTCCCATTCATCACACCCAAGCAGCCATTATGACCATAAAGGCGTTGTGACCGCTCCATGGTGAGATCAAAAGCAACAATTCCACTACTCTCTGAAAGCCAATAAACAATTCCATCCACATGGACACCTGAGTTAGGAATGAGCTTTGTGGCACCAAAGTATATCTCACCAGAAATTCTCCAGGATCCTTCTGCAGAGGAATAGATCTCAAATTCACATGTATTGTCAAAGTCAGCAGATGGAAAAGCACAAATGAGCTTGTACTCAGCAACGAAGTTGAGTAACGACGGCTCAAACATCAGTACAAGGGAAGGGTCAGACCCATGATAAGCATTGGGTTTAGGGAGTTTCTTCCACTGCTTGGTAACAGGATTGCAGATGTAGTAGGCCTTGTCACCAGTGTGACCCTGGCAGCATAGTAGGCCATTGGAAGAAGTCTTGATGTCAACTGGTTCAGGCAGAAACTGCAAAGATGGGTCTGGAACACCATAGGAATTTGGGTCAAGGGAGATAAATGAAGGTGGGTTTGAACTAGATTGACAAAATAAGCCCGAGACATCATGGAAACAATTTGACTGATTGTGGGCAAAGAAAGGAGTTGAGATCTGGAGCTTCCAGTCCCTACAAACTGTCTTGAACCTGAAAAGTGATTTAGCAGGAAGAAAAGGGAGGGTGTGCTCCCTTATTATGTCTTTGAGGTCCATGTATATCTTGTTGTTTCTGTTTGCAATGATGTTATTTGATCTCTTTCCTCGATCCATTAAACCTCTTATCAAATTTCTTTTTCAGTTATTGAACTGTAGCAACACATCGAAGTTTTTGTCAGTAAAATGGAAAATTACATAGATATAATAAATctaacaaaaaaggaaaagaaatgtaGAGAGCAGACATAAAAGCAACAAATTTCCATATCCACAGTATAgatttggtttttggtttttcattttttttctcaaaatgctGAACTCTGATGTTTCATAAGTTAGCTAAATCAATATGCAAACTCTCAATTGCTTCAATGTTTACCTCCTATTCAACAATACTAGTATTCTACACAACAGCTAAACCAATAGGTGACTTAAGATATGGTTTGTGGCAGCATGCAATATTCAGAAACAAGTTGATGAGTAAAACATCATGCATATTAGTAATTATTTACTTGACCATGTCATGGAAATTCCTTATTGGTACTATTTCCAAACTAACAACTCCGTAATGCCATGGATGAATCACAATTTCAATAAGGAAATACAGCCCATCATAAAAAcctataaattctttttttttttttttttttttct carries:
- the LOC133864249 gene encoding F-box protein At5g07610-like, with amino-acid sequence MDRGKRSNNIIANRNNKIYMDLKDIIREHTLPFLPAKSLFRFKTVCRDWKLQISTPFFAHNQSNCFHDVSGLFCQSSSNPPSFISLDPNSYGVPDPSLQFLPEPVDIKTSSNGLLCCQGHTGDKAYYICNPVTKQWKKLPKPNAYHGSDPSLVLMFEPSLLNFVAEYKLICAFPSADFDNTCEFEIYSSAEGSWRISGEIYFGATKLIPNSGVHVDGIVYWLSESSGIVAFDLTMERSQRLYGHNGCLGVMNGKLTSTSAYNQSLTVSVLSNPYTNTMAMNSRVKAWDTKLTVNINNSSELRGVSFSELHGFSCPGSMSYNRGAVLFASGDVIVFRSHKTLYSYDMKTKEFGRLSGEADDDIRIIAYVNSLVEI